A section of the Rossellomorea marisflavi genome encodes:
- a CDS encoding 4'-phosphopantetheinyl transferase family protein, with the protein MNLKENEVHIWWTTFDTYHKNLNHLDKVEQEKVTRLKFPKDQEHQAITYTFLRDVLAVYTGQRPEDIEISRDCLGCGAQHGKPALLNESQIKFNLSHTAHFVVVGVSNGELGIDIEEADEAKDVEFLYSALSQSEKEQVDPKEKTKGLLTYWTRKESIVKALGVGLTIDLQALVLSGCSEAPRIMAFPDGKLPNATMVDFELEDVMGCVTLLEAKEQPVNLIFRRHAAFCQS; encoded by the coding sequence TTGAATTTGAAAGAAAATGAAGTGCATATTTGGTGGACAACGTTTGATACGTATCATAAAAATCTGAATCATTTAGATAAAGTAGAACAGGAAAAAGTAACCCGTTTAAAGTTTCCAAAGGATCAAGAGCACCAAGCCATAACCTATACTTTTTTAAGAGATGTCTTGGCAGTGTATACTGGGCAACGTCCCGAAGATATTGAGATAAGTAGGGATTGCTTGGGATGTGGGGCTCAACATGGGAAACCGGCGTTATTGAATGAAAGTCAAATCAAGTTTAACCTTTCTCATACTGCTCATTTTGTAGTGGTGGGAGTAAGTAACGGTGAGTTGGGGATAGATATTGAAGAAGCTGATGAAGCCAAAGATGTGGAGTTTCTTTACTCAGCCCTTTCACAATCTGAGAAAGAACAAGTAGACCCCAAGGAAAAAACAAAAGGATTGCTCACATATTGGACGCGCAAGGAATCGATTGTTAAAGCACTGGGAGTCGGATTGACGATTGATTTGCAGGCACTGGTGCTGTCTGGGTGTAGTGAAGCTCCTCGTATTATGGCTTTTCCAGATGGGAAACTTCCTAATGCCACAATGGTGGATTTCGAGTTGGAGGATGTAATGGGTTGCGTGACGCTTCTTGAAGCCAAAGAACAACCCGTAAATTTGATTTTCCGTCGACACGCTGCTTTTTGTCAATCATGA
- a CDS encoding LCP family protein produces MKRTVRRKRIRKRRVGLLLIVALLLAFGVKGYLFANGNSPLHKTSAEEETEFNGSDEQVDNTNVLILGSDARGDERARADTIMIANYSSNTKEPKIVSIMRDTYVHIPEHGYNKINAAYAFGGAELMRQTIEENFGIPIHSYAEVNFNSFEEIVDAVAPDGIEVTPTYEMTQDKKALGVQLTEGTQKLHGKELLAYSRFRHDGNGDYGRVERQQEVFGKLKEEVSSFSTITKLPKIVRIAYNSVDTNVPYRTLLSVGTDVVRGKTKDVETMRLPMDNTYHNTRYDVGAVLEFDEGGLEENAAEVQAFLEES; encoded by the coding sequence GTGAAGCGTACAGTCAGACGTAAACGAATCAGAAAAAGAAGGGTCGGTCTTCTCCTTATCGTCGCCCTCCTCCTCGCCTTCGGGGTCAAAGGGTATCTCTTCGCCAACGGGAATTCCCCCCTTCATAAGACCAGCGCCGAAGAGGAAACGGAGTTCAACGGATCGGACGAGCAGGTCGACAACACCAATGTCCTCATCCTCGGAAGTGATGCACGCGGGGACGAGCGGGCACGGGCCGATACGATCATGATCGCCAACTACTCCTCGAACACGAAAGAGCCTAAGATCGTCTCTATTATGCGGGATACCTACGTCCATATCCCGGAGCACGGATACAATAAGATCAACGCCGCTTACGCTTTCGGAGGGGCAGAACTCATGAGGCAGACGATCGAGGAAAACTTCGGCATTCCCATCCACTCTTATGCCGAGGTCAACTTCAACTCGTTTGAAGAGATCGTCGACGCCGTTGCACCGGACGGGATCGAAGTGACACCGACGTATGAAATGACCCAAGACAAAAAAGCCCTCGGCGTCCAACTGACCGAAGGCACGCAAAAACTCCACGGCAAGGAGCTTCTCGCCTACAGCCGCTTCCGACACGACGGGAACGGCGACTACGGCCGCGTCGAACGCCAACAGGAAGTCTTCGGCAAGCTGAAGGAAGAAGTGAGCAGCTTCTCCACCATAACCAAGCTGCCGAAGATCGTTCGCATCGCCTACAACTCCGTCGACACCAACGTCCCTTACCGCACCCTCCTCTCGGTCGGAACCGATGTGGTGCGCGGCAAGACCAAGGACGTGGAAACGATGCGCCTCCCGATGGATAATACCTACCATAACACCCGTTATGACGTCGGCGCCGTCCTTGAATTTGATGAAGGCGGGTTGGAAGAGAATGCGGCTGAAGTGCAGGCGTTTTTAGAGGAATCGTGA
- a CDS encoding sensor histidine kinase, with the protein MKSRLFLKLFFLTLALCMLMVGGIYVGQTLFFDEYYESSKIGELSDSMDEFQKEYLKLDDGERANHELERSFHQETNAWITVLDEKGYVKTLEDYTLTITGGFVEEGGIVANMDQEYTIPLAYLENSLSDTSILEALENYRDHVLEVKAIAKGDELYPYEMVVDKEHHLNNRESPFEIFDGGIDSYMDYMRNRVLDDRIDHTREQSLKKKILYGKVDATHTPEQYPFQMNPVLSNRVFLEQVKGFQADLLLRPGHDPVESSPKSYERNGVSYKILVDKKLDEDGKPLYFISMTSLQPIDEAMEMLKDYYIYVIIGAVILALLGSFYYSKKITQPLVNINKTAKDMANLQFEQRIPIKTTDEIGELSESINNLSDNLHRHINQLQHEIQKEKQLEHTRKNFIAGVSHELKTPLSIIQSCTAILQDGLAKDRTDHYFDAINREVSRMDRLIVDMLELVKYESGTFQLQPEAFPVKEAIQNVFNQLMMKIQEKQLQIHMDVADGTVLADQHRIEQVLSNFLSNAIKHTPPAGQVTIEAHPDGDHVRISIINEGEPIEETQLKRIWDQFYQEKKAGRAKDGTGLGLAIAKNILKLHDAEYSAQNTDSGVCFSFTLKRI; encoded by the coding sequence ATGAAGAGCCGCCTTTTCCTCAAGCTCTTCTTCCTGACCCTTGCCCTGTGCATGCTGATGGTCGGGGGAATCTACGTCGGCCAGACGCTTTTCTTCGATGAGTATTATGAATCGAGCAAGATCGGGGAGCTCTCCGATTCCATGGATGAGTTCCAGAAGGAATACCTGAAGCTCGACGATGGGGAGCGGGCGAACCATGAGCTGGAACGCAGCTTCCATCAGGAGACGAATGCCTGGATCACCGTCCTCGATGAGAAGGGCTATGTGAAGACCCTTGAAGACTACACCCTCACGATCACGGGTGGATTCGTCGAGGAAGGCGGCATCGTGGCCAATATGGACCAGGAGTACACGATCCCCCTGGCCTATCTCGAAAACTCGTTATCTGATACGTCGATCCTCGAAGCCCTGGAGAACTACCGGGATCACGTCCTTGAGGTCAAGGCGATTGCAAAAGGCGACGAGCTGTATCCTTACGAAATGGTCGTGGATAAAGAACATCACCTGAACAACCGGGAGAGCCCCTTCGAAATCTTCGATGGCGGGATCGACAGCTACATGGACTATATGCGGAACCGGGTACTCGATGACCGGATCGATCACACACGGGAACAATCCCTCAAGAAGAAGATCCTGTACGGGAAGGTCGATGCCACGCATACGCCGGAACAATACCCGTTCCAGATGAACCCGGTGTTATCGAATCGCGTGTTCCTGGAACAGGTCAAAGGATTTCAGGCGGATCTGCTCCTCCGCCCGGGTCATGATCCCGTCGAGTCCTCACCGAAGAGCTATGAGCGGAATGGCGTCTCCTACAAGATCCTCGTGGACAAGAAGCTGGATGAAGACGGGAAACCCCTTTATTTCATCTCGATGACGTCCCTCCAGCCGATCGATGAGGCAATGGAAATGCTGAAGGATTATTACATCTACGTGATCATCGGAGCGGTCATCCTGGCCCTACTCGGGTCCTTCTATTATTCAAAAAAGATTACACAGCCTTTGGTGAACATCAACAAGACGGCAAAGGACATGGCCAATCTTCAGTTCGAACAGCGCATCCCGATCAAGACCACCGATGAAATCGGCGAACTGTCGGAGAGCATCAACAATCTATCCGACAACCTCCACCGCCATATCAACCAGCTGCAGCATGAGATCCAAAAGGAAAAGCAGCTCGAACATACGCGCAAGAACTTCATCGCCGGCGTGTCCCATGAACTGAAGACACCCCTCAGTATCATCCAGAGCTGTACGGCAATCCTCCAGGACGGCCTTGCCAAAGACCGCACGGATCATTATTTCGACGCCATCAACCGGGAAGTGAGCCGCATGGACCGGCTCATCGTCGACATGCTCGAGCTCGTCAAGTACGAGTCCGGCACCTTCCAGCTCCAGCCGGAAGCGTTCCCCGTCAAAGAGGCGATTCAAAACGTGTTCAATCAGCTCATGATGAAGATCCAGGAGAAACAGCTCCAGATCCACATGGACGTGGCAGACGGCACCGTGCTCGCCGATCAGCACCGCATCGAGCAGGTGCTCAGCAACTTCCTATCAAACGCCATCAAGCATACACCGCCAGCCGGACAAGTGACCATCGAAGCCCATCCCGACGGCGACCACGTGCGGATCAGCATCATCAATGAAGGCGAGCCCATCGAAGAAACCCAGCTGAAGAGGATCTGGGACCAGTTCTATCAAGAGAAGAAAGCCGGACGAGCCAAAGACGGCACCGGCCTCGGCCTTGCCATCGCAAAGAACATCCTGAAGCTCCATGACGCAGAGTATTCCGCACAGAACACGGACAGTGGCGTTTGTTTTTCGTTTACGTTGAAACGGATTTAG
- a CDS encoding helix-turn-helix domain-containing protein: protein MKKIEVDTLIEGGHSMMNSVVVDTAMELSGAHFVVKLDELLKERGVTQKQLAEMTGMRVGTISEMVNGKGTSINKTQLFSIMAALKVTRLSDIYEVVLPEEMRKEYLMLKDEWVNERKMPMTVKEMYKKNVLKASGLSLD, encoded by the coding sequence ATGAAGAAGATTGAAGTGGATACATTGATTGAAGGCGGCCACAGCATGATGAATAGTGTCGTGGTGGATACGGCGATGGAACTGAGCGGGGCTCACTTTGTGGTGAAACTTGATGAGCTGTTAAAAGAGCGGGGCGTCACCCAGAAGCAGCTGGCCGAGATGACGGGGATGAGGGTCGGAACGATTTCCGAAATGGTTAACGGAAAGGGAACCTCCATCAATAAAACACAGCTCTTTTCCATCATGGCAGCCCTGAAGGTCACGCGCCTGAGCGATATCTATGAGGTGGTCCTCCCTGAGGAGATGCGCAAAGAGTATTTGATGCTCAAAGACGAGTGGGTGAACGAACGCAAGATGCCCATGACCGTCAAGGAAATGTATAAGAAGAACGTGTTGAAGGCTTCCGGCCTTTCACTTGATTGA
- a CDS encoding MerR family transcriptional regulator: MLHINEVKKMSGVSVRTLRYYDKIELLKPASKTQGGHRLYSNTELQKLQQIQFLKTIGFQLSEIKIMLESEEWDWSISLMKQLSYVMAEKDRLSKIEYNLRELINGIAIEGEEFRIQKIMSLYTRDSKEVLTYKQNELDIKNYDVLDRLPNMTSSDPDSLEWIALLGQLKKYIHLKYSDPRIQNIIKRMDEKRAENFGDEDAFLDKLWDIRMSPEESKKHNLYPIDQEVLDFMKNAYIHYMAKNS; this comes from the coding sequence TTGCTACATATCAATGAAGTTAAAAAAATGAGTGGCGTATCCGTTAGGACCTTAAGGTATTATGACAAGATTGAATTATTAAAACCTGCATCGAAGACCCAAGGGGGTCATAGGTTATATTCGAATACGGAATTGCAGAAGCTTCAGCAGATTCAATTCCTGAAAACAATCGGCTTCCAACTTAGTGAAATTAAAATCATGTTGGAATCTGAAGAATGGGACTGGTCGATTAGCTTAATGAAGCAGCTATCCTACGTAATGGCAGAGAAAGACCGACTTTCAAAGATTGAGTATAACCTCAGAGAGCTGATTAACGGCATTGCCATCGAGGGAGAAGAGTTCCGAATTCAAAAAATCATGAGCCTATATACAAGGGATTCAAAGGAAGTACTCACATATAAACAGAATGAATTAGATATAAAGAATTACGATGTTCTCGATCGTTTGCCGAATATGACCAGTAGCGATCCAGACTCCCTCGAATGGATTGCCTTATTAGGACAATTGAAGAAGTACATCCACCTTAAATATAGTGACCCCCGAATTCAAAATATCATCAAACGTATGGACGAAAAAAGAGCTGAGAACTTTGGAGACGAGGATGCCTTCTTAGACAAACTTTGGGATATTCGTATGTCTCCAGAAGAATCCAAGAAGCACAACTTATACCCCATTGATCAAGAAGTCCTTGATTTCATGAAGAACGCCTATATCCATTACATGGCGAAGAATTCTTAA
- a CDS encoding SH3 domain-containing protein, which translates to MNNYVVIKPHHSTYPDPITLKTGDKVIYGKEDTEYPNWMFCTSPSGKKGWVPKQILSQGKLTRFATVSEDYSAYELTVEAGESLKGLHQLNEWTFCRRDTGEEGWIPDSCLKKIT; encoded by the coding sequence ATGAATAATTACGTCGTTATCAAGCCTCACCACTCCACCTATCCGGATCCTATCACATTGAAAACCGGGGACAAGGTCATCTACGGAAAAGAAGACACAGAATACCCTAACTGGATGTTCTGTACCTCACCTTCCGGAAAAAAGGGATGGGTTCCGAAGCAGATCCTCTCGCAGGGTAAATTAACCCGCTTCGCTACGGTATCCGAAGACTATTCAGCCTATGAACTTACGGTGGAGGCAGGAGAATCGTTGAAAGGTTTGCATCAACTGAATGAATGGACCTTCTGCCGCAGAGACACCGGTGAGGAAGGCTGGATACCAGATAGTTGTCTCAAGAAAATAACGTAA
- a CDS encoding DUF2975 domain-containing protein, translating to MKQGSTLFLKVVLFCMGIPVLAICVAGAVQLVRNPADPEYAPLLYPAVVLIYITVIPFIMALVQSYSLLGLIDRQEAFSDRSVTILKKIKRYALSVSVLYVAAFPFVFMVADKDDAPGLILVGLVPIFASLVIAVFAAVLQKLLREAIFIKSENDLTV from the coding sequence ATGAAACAAGGCTCAACACTATTCCTCAAGGTCGTTCTGTTCTGCATGGGCATCCCCGTCCTCGCTATTTGCGTCGCAGGGGCCGTCCAATTGGTCCGGAACCCAGCTGATCCGGAGTACGCACCATTACTCTATCCAGCCGTTGTGCTGATCTATATCACCGTGATCCCTTTCATCATGGCACTGGTCCAGTCCTATTCGCTCCTTGGGCTCATCGATCGCCAAGAGGCGTTCTCCGATCGCTCCGTGACGATCCTGAAGAAGATCAAACGGTATGCGCTCTCGGTCAGCGTTCTCTACGTTGCCGCGTTCCCGTTCGTCTTCATGGTCGCTGATAAGGATGATGCACCGGGGCTGATCCTCGTTGGACTTGTCCCGATTTTCGCCTCCCTTGTCATCGCGGTCTTTGCTGCCGTCCTCCAAAAATTATTACGTGAAGCCATTTTCATTAAGTCTGAAAATGATTTGACGGTGTGA
- a CDS encoding haloacid dehalogenase type II, whose translation MTKPTIKAFIFDVYGTLFDVHSVQDTCNKLFPDKGEAISQSWRKKQLDYFFLRQVMGTYEDFVTVTRESLRYALMENGADWTTEAEDELIDAYTHLTHYAEVESVLQELKDKELVILSNGTQHMLDSLIENAGLAHHFDSVLSVDDVKQFKPAPAAYTYALKELDVKREEVLFMSSNGWDISGAKNFGFHTAWINRGHAPTEQLGLEPDVEYDDLTGILEWK comes from the coding sequence ATGACCAAACCAACCATCAAAGCATTCATATTCGACGTCTATGGCACCCTCTTCGACGTCCATTCCGTACAGGACACGTGCAACAAACTCTTCCCCGACAAAGGCGAAGCCATCAGCCAATCGTGGCGGAAAAAACAGCTCGATTACTTCTTCCTGAGACAAGTGATGGGCACGTACGAAGACTTTGTCACGGTCACCCGTGAGTCCCTTCGCTACGCCCTCATGGAAAACGGAGCCGATTGGACGACGGAAGCAGAAGATGAATTGATCGACGCCTACACGCACCTCACCCATTACGCTGAGGTCGAGAGCGTCCTCCAAGAGCTGAAGGACAAGGAGCTTGTCATCCTGTCGAACGGCACGCAGCATATGCTCGACAGCCTGATCGAAAACGCCGGTCTCGCTCACCATTTCGACTCGGTTCTGAGCGTCGATGACGTCAAGCAGTTCAAGCCCGCACCCGCCGCTTACACCTATGCCCTCAAGGAGCTCGACGTGAAACGTGAAGAAGTACTCTTCATGTCCTCCAACGGCTGGGACATCTCCGGCGCCAAGAACTTCGGCTTCCACACCGCCTGGATCAACCGCGGCCACGCCCCCACCGAACAGCTCGGACTGGAGCCGGATGTGGAGTATGACGATTTAACAGGCATTCTTGAGTGGAAATAA
- a CDS encoding helix-turn-helix domain-containing protein, whose product MGIIIHIDVMLAKRKMSVTELSEKVGITMANLSILKNGKAKAIRLSTLEAICKALDCQPGDILEYVKEVEETP is encoded by the coding sequence ATGGGAATCATCATTCATATCGACGTCATGCTGGCCAAACGGAAGATGAGTGTCACGGAGTTGTCCGAGAAAGTCGGCATCACCATGGCCAACCTCTCAATCCTCAAGAACGGGAAAGCGAAAGCCATCCGACTTTCCACCCTTGAAGCGATTTGCAAAGCGCTGGACTGTCAGCCCGGGGATATACTAGAGTATGTGAAAGAAGTCGAGGAAACGCCTTGA
- a CDS encoding DUF4097 family beta strand repeat-containing protein codes for MMKKFIFGVLVALFSLAGCSTGEKDVLVNKESVDDVNEIVVNFASTDVDVQVSDTSELEAHLTVYDDGPGVTLDKSSNRLTVDLDSSIARLVKKKPTLELMIPQDFNGKLILDGSSGNISGKDLNQTDIEVKASSGNVKLHFAELNGDVEVSTSSGKATIEFDEETPDLNLDVSTNSGSQSINMSLDESTKDKRKVKGTSGNGGNEMKIKTKSGSIKVN; via the coding sequence ATGATGAAAAAATTCATTTTTGGTGTACTGGTGGCTTTATTCAGCCTTGCTGGATGTTCTACCGGTGAAAAGGATGTACTGGTAAATAAGGAATCCGTCGACGATGTAAATGAGATTGTAGTGAACTTTGCAAGCACAGATGTTGATGTTCAGGTAAGTGATACGTCTGAATTAGAGGCGCATCTTACAGTTTATGATGATGGTCCAGGTGTGACCCTGGATAAGTCGTCAAACCGGTTGACCGTGGATCTGGATAGCAGTATTGCACGATTGGTTAAGAAGAAGCCAACTCTTGAATTGATGATTCCACAAGACTTTAATGGCAAGCTCATCCTTGATGGCTCTTCAGGGAATATATCTGGTAAAGATTTAAATCAAACCGACATTGAAGTTAAAGCGAGTAGTGGGAATGTGAAGTTACATTTTGCCGAGTTGAATGGGGATGTAGAGGTATCCACTTCAAGCGGTAAGGCTACGATTGAATTCGATGAAGAGACACCCGATCTGAATCTGGATGTCAGTACGAACAGTGGTAGTCAATCCATCAATATGTCATTGGATGAATCAACAAAAGACAAAAGAAAAGTGAAGGGAACATCAGGAAATGGCGGAAATGAAATGAAAATTAAAACCAAATCAGGGAGCATAAAGGTGAATTGA
- a CDS encoding PadR family transcriptional regulator, with the protein MTVKFTILGFLYRKNLHGYDIIAEFNELSHHQWPLNPGQVYSTLERLERDGLVTSLGENEKGRIHYQITHEGREALFDWISSPVKRPLLRDELYMKYLLAESKGLEGIEELLQSQKELILQQILLLTDFKKTIDHKHFKKIIYGGLLHLEADLKWLEYIKDE; encoded by the coding sequence ATGACTGTTAAATTCACAATATTGGGATTTTTATATAGGAAGAATTTACACGGCTATGATATCATCGCGGAATTCAATGAACTCTCTCATCATCAATGGCCCCTAAATCCGGGTCAGGTTTATTCCACATTAGAGAGACTGGAAAGAGATGGGTTGGTTACGTCACTAGGGGAAAATGAGAAGGGAAGGATTCATTATCAAATTACCCATGAGGGGAGAGAAGCTCTTTTTGACTGGATATCGTCTCCTGTTAAAAGGCCCCTATTAAGGGATGAACTGTACATGAAATATTTACTGGCCGAAAGTAAGGGGTTGGAGGGAATAGAGGAATTGCTACAGTCTCAGAAAGAATTGATTCTCCAACAGATCCTTTTACTTACGGACTTTAAGAAGACGATCGATCATAAGCATTTTAAGAAGATCATCTATGGGGGACTACTACATCTGGAGGCAGATTTAAAGTGGTTGGAGTACATCAAGGATGAATGA
- a CDS encoding GAP family protein, translating to MGTELLLYLGGLALLDTLSPTIIGVTLLLILKDNKNMASRLFAYLSTVVILYFSLGVILMLGLGYVIDAFSNLFQNRVVSWGIFSIGVILFVASFFMPKNQKNRIPIPKTQSIISVVLIGVTTFLIEAGTALPYFAAVGLLTTNQLPYYQWLPILIIYNIIMILPAILIFFSYKVFGTWVTSSLNKLRTRLTTGSDSALSWIMCIVGLILIFNTLDYL from the coding sequence ATGGGAACTGAGCTATTACTCTATCTAGGCGGTTTAGCCCTGTTGGACACGTTAAGTCCAACCATTATTGGCGTCACCCTTCTACTAATTTTGAAGGATAATAAGAATATGGCCTCACGATTGTTTGCCTACCTCTCTACCGTTGTCATCCTGTATTTTTCCCTCGGTGTCATTTTGATGCTTGGCCTAGGGTATGTGATTGATGCCTTTTCGAACCTGTTCCAGAATAGGGTCGTCAGCTGGGGGATTTTCAGCATCGGCGTCATTCTGTTCGTGGCAAGCTTTTTCATGCCAAAGAATCAAAAGAATCGTATCCCCATCCCTAAAACCCAAAGTATTATCTCTGTTGTCCTAATCGGCGTGACCACTTTTCTCATCGAGGCTGGAACAGCTCTACCATACTTTGCCGCTGTCGGATTGTTGACTACCAATCAACTTCCCTATTATCAATGGCTCCCAATTCTCATCATCTATAACATCATCATGATTCTCCCTGCGATCTTGATCTTTTTCAGCTACAAAGTATTCGGAACATGGGTGACCAGTAGCCTGAATAAGCTTCGCACCCGCTTAACAACCGGATCAGATTCTGCATTGTCATGGATCATGTGCATCGTTGGATTAATCTTAATTTTTAACACGCTTGATTATCTATAA
- a CDS encoding ABC transporter ATP-binding protein, translating into MITVDNVFKHFEQGDMKIEVLKGVNLSIKEGEFVAIMGPSGSGKSTLLQLLGGLDTPSSGHVRIQEKPFSDLNEKKRTIVRRKDIGFIFQNYQLLPTLTVEENIAFPLHADGRKDKDGEEKIRSIIKEVGLEGLEKKSPNLLSGGQQQRVSIARGLIHEPKILLADEPTGNLDRKRAEEILELLAKFNKERKQSIIMVTHDIFAAGYADKIILFKDGVIDKEVTREDQDYAEYLASFLA; encoded by the coding sequence ATGATCACTGTAGATAACGTGTTCAAGCATTTTGAACAGGGAGATATGAAAATCGAGGTTCTAAAGGGAGTAAACCTCTCGATTAAAGAAGGAGAGTTTGTTGCCATCATGGGTCCGAGTGGATCGGGTAAAAGTACCCTTCTTCAACTTCTTGGAGGGTTGGACACTCCATCATCTGGTCATGTGAGAATACAAGAGAAACCCTTTTCTGATTTGAATGAAAAAAAAAGGACCATTGTGCGCCGCAAGGATATCGGTTTCATCTTTCAGAATTATCAGCTGTTGCCTACCTTGACTGTGGAGGAAAACATCGCCTTCCCGCTACATGCAGACGGGAGGAAAGATAAGGATGGAGAGGAGAAAATCCGATCGATCATCAAAGAGGTGGGATTGGAAGGGCTTGAAAAGAAATCCCCAAATCTATTGAGTGGAGGGCAACAACAGCGTGTTTCCATCGCTAGAGGGTTGATCCATGAACCCAAAATCCTTTTGGCAGATGAACCTACAGGAAATCTGGATCGAAAGCGTGCTGAAGAAATACTGGAGCTACTTGCGAAGTTCAATAAAGAACGAAAGCAGTCCATTATCATGGTAACACATGATATCTTCGCAGCCGGATATGCAGATAAGATTATTTTATTCAAAGATGGAGTGATTGATAAGGAAGTTACTAGGGAGGATCAAGACTATGCTGAATATCTGGCTAGTTTCCTGGCGTAA
- a CDS encoding response regulator transcription factor has protein sequence MKQTVLIAEDEEILREISKNYFVNEGYEVLEAGDGEEALELFGCHSVDLIVLDIMMPRRDGWDVCRQIRKQSSVPIIMLTARSDEEDTILGFELGADDYVTKPYSPKILLARAKRLLQQRTQPTTKDDDALTTGGLQVNLGSRTVKVADEEVSLTHTEFEILSYLMLNENMVISREQLIIKIWGYEYQGDERSLNTHIRNLRSKLGACAGMIKTIVRAGYKFEGLV, from the coding sequence ATGAAACAGACAGTGTTAATCGCAGAGGATGAAGAGATCCTCCGGGAAATCAGTAAGAATTATTTTGTGAATGAAGGCTATGAGGTGCTGGAAGCCGGGGACGGGGAGGAAGCGCTCGAGCTCTTCGGGTGCCACTCCGTTGATCTGATCGTATTGGATATCATGATGCCCCGCCGTGACGGTTGGGACGTGTGCCGACAGATCCGGAAGCAGTCGTCGGTGCCGATCATCATGCTTACGGCGCGGTCCGATGAGGAGGATACGATCCTAGGATTCGAACTCGGGGCGGATGATTATGTGACGAAGCCCTACAGCCCGAAGATCTTGCTGGCGCGTGCCAAGCGCCTCCTCCAGCAGCGCACCCAGCCTACTACAAAGGACGATGACGCCTTGACGACGGGCGGTCTGCAGGTGAATCTCGGGTCCCGGACGGTGAAGGTGGCAGATGAAGAGGTTTCCCTCACCCATACGGAATTCGAAATCCTGTCATACCTCATGCTCAATGAGAACATGGTCATCTCCCGGGAGCAGCTGATCATCAAGATCTGGGGCTATGAATACCAAGGGGATGAGCGGTCCCTCAATACCCACATCCGGAACCTGCGCTCGAAGCTCGGGGCATGCGCCGGGATGATCAAGACGATCGTGCGGGCCGGGTACAAGTTTGAGGGACTGGTATGA